In Leptospiraceae bacterium, a genomic segment contains:
- a CDS encoding response regulator transcription factor: protein MYKIILADDHSATRKGVKACLEQDKLFRVVFEASNGYELENILDKRLYDIILLDINMKDMDGIEFLKRCRKKIINKRIVIYSMLTGSGILQEAISLGIHGFISKEEEITELNNTLKRIMNGESYFSSTLYSVTNPNEDYTLSKKQKVILKFLLDGKSYQEIAEIQQCSYRTVEFHVKKLKDIFHTNSLLELISKAREVYFF from the coding sequence ATGTATAAGATAATTCTTGCAGATGATCATTCTGCGACAAGGAAAGGAGTAAAAGCTTGCTTGGAACAGGATAAATTATTCCGAGTGGTTTTTGAAGCAAGCAATGGATATGAACTCGAAAATATACTGGATAAAAGGTTATATGATATAATTCTTTTAGATATTAATATGAAAGATATGGATGGTATTGAGTTTCTGAAGAGATGTCGTAAAAAAATTATAAACAAAAGAATTGTCATATACTCCATGTTAACAGGATCCGGGATTTTGCAGGAAGCCATATCTTTAGGTATTCATGGCTTTATTTCTAAAGAAGAGGAAATTACAGAATTAAATAATACTTTAAAACGAATTATGAATGGAGAGTCCTATTTTTCCTCAACCCTTTATTCTGTTACAAATCCAAATGAGGATTATACTTTAAGTAAAAAGCAGAAAGTAATACTCAAGTTTCTTTTAGATGGAAAAAGTTATCAAGAGATTGCTGAAATTCAGCAGTGTTCTTATCGTACAGTTGAGTTTCATGTTAAAAAGCTAAAAGATATTTTTCATACTAATAGTCTGTTAGAGTTGATAAGTAAGGCCAGAGAAGTATACTTTTTTTAA
- a CDS encoding sensor histidine kinase has product MYRIKWIYNKFIFLYILFSSSLFSEEAFLAKKGVFDLRTWNPDTQQIFRLDGEWEFYWKTFCSSEEHPILDKKTIVDCTKEKRTDFMNSVYWNDFRVEGKALGSFGYATYQMKIILPETERKLGIKFMATNSAFCAYADANLLYCSGKPGMDKKSTIPYYTIGIVPIPEIIQRKKNFTLTIHIANYHHSRGGFNEKFFLGDLQVLQKEYNRNLLQTVFLAGSLFFMAIYHFGLFYFLRNNSALYFAIYCIISIVFLSYQNNLFLYNLFSPRAFKFILSLEYFTQNIGASVFLLFINSIYDKYFSRRLYLITLYSTLFLGAFVLFTPSEIFTRTLIIGNILILLIILQSLTAIALALRDKRKDAKITILGFIILFGFVLNDVLYSMHIISSFYLLYYGTFIFLFFQSYLLIYQFIESFKKVKVLSNELAIFNKQLEALVEKRTIEFKKQKEKAENANRLKDKFVSIVSHDLISPILGVINLLKISRNSEIEVSSPEKVSNLAVSIESLENVKNFAEQILSMDRLQSFSLQLKYDYISIKDMFTNCLKQYYPLIESKNIKVDLNIDEDFFFIGDEELYIQAISNIISNSIKFSHSNSRIFIGCTYHKSFYKIKIRDEGIGIEEENIPILFRKDIRFQKTGTRGEGGHGFGLSFCYDIIKAHKGSIRVKSQKDKGSTFIIEQPFSEEVIFIFQKDVKKEVDFTYREEMIFYCFRDSYLLKNTLNTISPNFILIHFATFNKEKDFVNSLYKERNKKIYIYSESHVSMDEEMEIPILFGDLLSVIKQIITD; this is encoded by the coding sequence TTTCCTTGCCAAAAAAGGAGTTTTCGATTTAAGAACCTGGAATCCTGATACGCAGCAAATTTTCAGACTCGATGGAGAATGGGAATTTTACTGGAAAACTTTTTGTTCATCAGAAGAGCATCCTATACTTGATAAGAAAACAATAGTAGACTGCACAAAAGAAAAAAGAACCGATTTTATGAATTCTGTTTATTGGAACGATTTCCGGGTGGAAGGAAAAGCGCTCGGAAGCTTCGGATATGCAACCTACCAGATGAAGATTATATTGCCCGAAACTGAAAGGAAGTTAGGGATAAAGTTTATGGCGACAAATTCAGCCTTCTGTGCTTATGCAGATGCAAACCTACTCTATTGTTCAGGAAAACCGGGAATGGATAAAAAATCTACAATTCCTTATTATACTATAGGTATTGTCCCTATTCCCGAAATAATACAAAGAAAAAAGAATTTTACTCTTACCATTCATATTGCTAATTATCATCACAGTAGAGGTGGTTTTAATGAAAAATTTTTTTTAGGAGACTTACAAGTTCTTCAAAAAGAATATAATAGAAATCTATTACAAACGGTGTTTTTAGCCGGTTCTTTGTTTTTCATGGCAATCTACCACTTTGGATTATTCTATTTTTTAAGAAATAATTCAGCCCTATATTTTGCTATCTATTGCATCATATCAATTGTTTTTCTGTCCTATCAAAATAACTTGTTCTTGTATAATTTGTTTTCTCCCAGGGCATTTAAGTTCATTCTAAGTTTGGAATACTTTACTCAGAATATAGGTGCGAGTGTTTTTCTTTTATTTATAAATTCTATATATGATAAATATTTTTCACGTAGACTTTATCTAATTACTTTATATTCAACCTTATTTTTAGGAGCATTTGTATTATTCACACCCAGTGAGATTTTTACCAGAACATTAATTATCGGAAATATTCTCATTCTCCTTATTATTCTACAGAGTTTAACCGCTATTGCTCTGGCGCTTAGAGACAAACGAAAAGATGCCAAAATTACTATTTTAGGATTTATCATTTTATTTGGCTTCGTTTTAAATGATGTTTTATACTCTATGCATATAATCTCATCTTTTTACTTATTGTATTACGGAACCTTTATTTTTCTGTTTTTTCAGTCTTATCTTTTGATCTACCAATTCATTGAATCTTTCAAGAAAGTAAAAGTGCTATCTAATGAATTAGCTATATTTAATAAACAATTGGAGGCCTTAGTAGAAAAACGAACTATTGAATTCAAGAAACAAAAGGAAAAAGCTGAAAATGCCAATCGGCTCAAAGACAAATTTGTATCGATTGTTTCTCACGATTTAATTTCTCCCATTTTAGGAGTGATTAACCTATTAAAGATAAGCAGAAATTCCGAAATAGAAGTTTCTTCTCCTGAAAAAGTAAGCAATCTTGCTGTAAGTATTGAAAGCCTTGAGAATGTAAAAAATTTTGCTGAGCAAATTCTATCTATGGATAGGTTGCAGAGTTTTTCCTTACAGCTAAAGTATGATTATATAAGTATAAAGGATATGTTCACAAACTGCTTAAAACAATATTACCCCCTTATTGAATCCAAAAATATCAAAGTAGATTTAAATATTGATGAAGATTTCTTCTTTATTGGAGATGAAGAATTATATATTCAAGCTATTTCGAATATAATTTCAAACTCTATTAAGTTTTCACACTCCAATTCAAGAATATTTATCGGCTGCACATATCATAAGTCTTTCTATAAGATTAAAATTCGTGATGAAGGTATCGGAATTGAAGAGGAAAATATTCCCATCTTATTCAGAAAAGATATTCGTTTTCAAAAAACAGGAACAAGAGGAGAGGGCGGACATGGATTTGGCCTTTCTTTCTGTTATGATATTATAAAAGCTCATAAGGGAAGTATTCGTGTTAAATCTCAAAAAGATAAAGGCAGTACATTTATTATCGAACAGCCATTCAGCGAAGAAGTGATTTTTATTTTTCAAAAAGATGTAAAGAAAGAAGTAGACTTTACATATAGAGAGGAAATGATTTTCTATTGCTTTAGGGACTCATACCTTTTAAAAAATACATTAAATACAATATCTCCTAATTTTATATTGATTCACTTCGCTACCTTTAATAAAGAGAAAGACTTCGTAAACTCCTTATACAAGGAAAGGAATAAGAAAATCTATATATACTCAGAAAGTCATGTTTCAATGGATGAGGAAATGGAAATTCCTATTCTTTTTGGAGATTTACTCTCTGTAATAAAGCAAATTATTACTGATTAA